From Monomorium pharaonis isolate MP-MQ-018 chromosome 9, ASM1337386v2, whole genome shotgun sequence, the proteins below share one genomic window:
- the LOC105836257 gene encoding rhomboid-related protein 4, with amino-acid sequence MIRSQRRQQGLQTGILMLCMQAVNFGLDRIPPATLIGVIAQTLLYAGVIRVPWNAEEVCISAVKIIKYKDWRSFLLSNFEHGSDMHLYYNMISFILKGSYLEPIYGTINFVLLLSILSIGCSAMYVTLGYILMQLTGDYGYFTACAIGFSATLFALKVVALCEERDKLHNISGFIVPSKLAVWLELILIHLLVPNSSFIGHLGGVLVGCLYCYTFIGEIIDNSIHTITGTPIIHEEQFYIKRNRLFT; translated from the exons ATGATACGTAGTCAGAGACGACAGCAAGGCCTACAAACCGGGATACTCATGCTGTGTATGCAGGCTGTAAACTTTGGACTTGACAGAATTCCACCTGCTACTCTAATTGGAGTCATCGCACAG ACTTTACTGTACGCTGGAGTGATACGGGTGCCGTGGAATGCGGAGGAAGTATGTATATCGGCTGTgaagataattaaatacaaagaCTGGCGATCGTTTTTGCTCTCGAATTTCGAACACGGATCAGATATGCATTTGTATTACAACATGATCTCCTTTATTCTGAAAGGCTCCTACCTGGAGCCCATCTACGGAACTATCaattttgtacttttactTTCTATACTGTCTATTGGATGTAGTGCGATGTATGTGACCCTTGGTTACATACTGATGCAGTTAACAGGAGATTACGGATACTTCACAGCCTGCGCCATCGGTTTTTCTGCTACGTTGTTCGCACTGAAAGTTGTAGCGCTGTGCGAGGAACGCgacaaattacataatatcagCGGATTTATAGTACCGAGTAAATTAGCGGTGTGGCTCGAGCTGATATTGATACACCTGTTGGTTCCAAATTCCTCTTTCATTGGTCATTTGGGTGGTGTTTTAGTTGGATGCTTATattgttatacatttattggagaaataatcGACAACTCGATACACACGATAACTGGCACACCTATTATACACgaagaacaattttatataaaacgaaACAgattatttacgtaa